The following coding sequences are from one Malaciobacter pacificus window:
- a CDS encoding HesA/MoeB/ThiF family protein, whose translation MNEEFNEYFNRQIKLWGQETQDSLQNKKVAIIGSGGLGCSLGIALGASGIGEFAFVDFDEVGVHNIHRQIGFKVGDDGKYKSEVLKELIESRCPFTKVTAYTESFDDFAKRDLEFDLIIDATDNLPSRAAINEYCMKKNQPWIYGSVEEFHGQVCFFEKASYESVFVVNDRKPNGIACPIVMHIASLQANLALRYLAGLSVKKDILYYLAFNDEGILDTKKFNLPTK comes from the coding sequence ATGAATGAAGAATTTAACGAATATTTTAATAGACAAATAAAACTTTGGGGTCAAGAAACTCAAGACTCTTTACAAAATAAAAAAGTAGCTATCATTGGTAGTGGAGGGCTTGGTTGTTCTTTAGGAATTGCACTTGGAGCTTCTGGAATAGGGGAGTTTGCTTTTGTGGACTTTGATGAAGTTGGAGTACATAATATCCATAGACAAATTGGTTTTAAAGTTGGTGATGATGGAAAATACAAATCAGAAGTTTTAAAAGAACTTATTGAATCTAGATGTCCATTTACTAAAGTTACAGCTTATACTGAGAGTTTTGATGATTTTGCAAAAAGAGATTTAGAGTTTGATTTAATTATTGATGCAACTGATAATCTTCCTTCAAGAGCAGCAATAAATGAATACTGCATGAAAAAAAATCAACCTTGGATTTATGGAAGTGTTGAAGAGTTCCATGGTCAAGTTTGTTTCTTTGAAAAAGCATCTTATGAATCAGTTTTTGTAGTAAATGATAGAAAACCAAATGGAATTGCTTGTCCTATTGTTATGCATATTGCTTCACTTCAAGCAAATTTAGCACTTAGATATTTAGCTGGATTATCAGTTAAAAAAGATATTTTATATTATTTAGCATTCAATGATGAAGGTATTTTAGATACTAAAAAATTTAATTTACCAACTAAATAA